The following are encoded together in the Streptomyces sp. NBC_01465 genome:
- a CDS encoding primosomal protein N', which yields MSSENEQDGDCGGGAPEQLALIRETVRKAKVPKAKPRTWRGAALAKELPVARVVVNKGVLHLDQFFDYAVPEELDEAARPGVRVRVRFGAGNRNVREGRREGGGLIDGFIVERRAESDYEGALAALAGVVSEEPVLGPELLGLARAVADRYAGSLADVLQLAVPPRNARAESKPSPEPLPPPPAPGAGTWERYGKGPGFLEALAGGGAPRAVWTALPGPHWPDELARAVAATLASGRGALVVVPDGRSAARMDAALTGVLGEGRHAVLTAEVGPEKRYRQWLAVRRGAVRAVVGTRAAMFAPVRDLGLVAIWEDGDSSHSELHAPLPHAREVLLLRAAHDKCAFLLGSTSCTVEAAQLVESGWAAPLVADREQVRAAAPRVRTVGDFDLARDEAARAARLPSLAWEAVRNGLKTGPVLVQVPRRGYVPRLACERCRTPARCVHCAGPLEAPDERALHCAWCGRGEDGWHCIECGGVRLRAQIVGARRTAEELGRAFPAVPVRTSGRDHVLDTVPGQPALVISTPGAEPVADGGYAAALLLDGWAMLGRPDLRAGEEALRRWIDAASLVRGQGEGGTVVVVAEPTLRPVQALVRWDPVGHAVRELAERAELRFPPVSRMAAVSGKPEALAEFLAAAELPGDAEVLGPVPLPVADPGRPRRTGDAPPGESWERALLRVPPGSGAALAAALKRAQASRLTRGVDPVRIRVDPPDIG from the coding sequence GTGAGCAGCGAGAACGAGCAGGACGGGGACTGCGGGGGCGGGGCGCCGGAGCAGCTTGCGCTGATCCGGGAGACCGTGCGGAAAGCGAAGGTGCCCAAGGCCAAGCCGCGGACCTGGCGGGGAGCCGCGCTGGCCAAGGAACTGCCCGTCGCGCGCGTTGTCGTGAACAAGGGCGTGCTGCATCTCGACCAGTTCTTCGACTACGCCGTTCCTGAGGAGCTCGACGAAGCGGCCCGGCCGGGTGTGCGGGTGCGGGTGCGGTTCGGGGCGGGGAATCGCAATGTGCGGGAAGGGCGCCGTGAAGGCGGGGGGCTGATCGACGGGTTCATCGTCGAGCGGCGTGCCGAATCGGATTACGAGGGGGCGCTGGCCGCGCTGGCCGGGGTCGTTTCGGAGGAACCCGTGCTCGGGCCCGAACTGCTGGGCCTGGCGCGGGCCGTGGCCGACCGGTATGCGGGGAGCCTGGCCGATGTGCTGCAGCTGGCCGTCCCACCGCGCAATGCGCGGGCCGAGTCGAAGCCGTCACCGGAGCCGCTGCCGCCGCCACCGGCTCCGGGCGCGGGCACCTGGGAGCGGTACGGGAAGGGGCCGGGGTTCCTGGAGGCACTGGCCGGGGGCGGGGCGCCGCGGGCCGTGTGGACCGCGCTGCCCGGGCCGCACTGGCCCGACGAGCTGGCGCGCGCCGTCGCCGCGACGCTGGCTTCCGGGCGGGGTGCGCTGGTCGTCGTGCCCGACGGGCGCAGCGCCGCGCGCATGGACGCGGCCCTGACCGGAGTGCTGGGGGAGGGGCGGCACGCGGTGCTCACCGCGGAGGTCGGCCCGGAGAAGCGTTATCGGCAGTGGCTCGCCGTGCGGCGGGGGGCGGTGCGGGCCGTCGTCGGGACGCGGGCCGCGATGTTCGCTCCCGTACGGGACCTCGGGCTGGTCGCCATCTGGGAGGACGGGGACTCCAGCCACAGCGAACTGCACGCTCCGCTGCCGCATGCGCGTGAGGTGCTGCTGCTGCGAGCCGCACACGACAAGTGCGCGTTCCTGCTGGGGAGTACGAGCTGCACGGTCGAGGCCGCCCAGCTGGTGGAGAGCGGCTGGGCCGCACCGCTCGTCGCCGACCGGGAGCAGGTGCGGGCCGCAGCTCCCCGGGTGCGGACCGTGGGCGACTTCGACCTGGCGCGGGACGAGGCGGCACGGGCCGCGCGTCTGCCCAGCCTCGCCTGGGAGGCCGTACGGAACGGGCTGAAGACCGGTCCCGTACTGGTCCAGGTGCCCCGGCGCGGGTACGTACCGAGGCTGGCCTGTGAGCGGTGCAGGACACCCGCGCGCTGTGTGCACTGTGCCGGGCCGCTGGAGGCTCCCGACGAACGGGCCCTGCACTGCGCCTGGTGCGGGCGCGGGGAGGACGGATGGCACTGCATCGAGTGCGGTGGCGTACGGCTGCGGGCGCAGATCGTGGGGGCGCGGCGGACCGCCGAGGAGCTGGGGCGGGCCTTTCCCGCCGTACCGGTGCGGACCTCGGGGCGCGACCATGTGCTGGACACCGTGCCCGGGCAGCCCGCGCTGGTCATCTCCACGCCCGGCGCCGAACCGGTCGCCGACGGCGGGTACGCGGCCGCGCTGCTGCTCGACGGCTGGGCGATGCTGGGGCGGCCCGATCTGCGGGCCGGGGAAGAGGCGCTGCGGCGCTGGATCGACGCCGCCTCGCTCGTACGGGGGCAGGGCGAGGGCGGCACGGTCGTCGTGGTCGCGGAGCCCACGCTCAGGCCCGTACAGGCCCTCGTGCGATGGGACCCCGTCGGGCACGCGGTGCGCGAACTGGCCGAGCGGGCCGAGCTGAGATTCCCGCCCGTGTCGCGGATGGCGGCGGTCTCGGGGAAGCCGGAGGCGCTGGCCGAGTTCCTCGCAGCGGCCGAACTACCTGGCGACGCCGAGGTGTTGGGGCCCGTTCCGCTGCCCGTCGCCGATCCTGGCAGGCCGCGCAGGACGGGTGACGCCCCGCCGGGGGAGAGCTGGGAGCGGGCGCTGCTGCGGGTGCCGCCCGGCAGCGGGGCCGCGCTGGCCGCCGCGCTGAAGCGTGCGCAGGCGTCCCGGCTGACGCGGGGCGTCGATCCGGTACGGATCAGGGTCGACCCGCCCGACATCGGCTGA
- the metK gene encoding methionine adenosyltransferase produces MSRRLFTSESVTEGHPDKIADQISDTILDALLTQDPTSRVAVETLITTGLVHVAGEVTTKAYAPIAQLVRDKILEIGYDSSKKGFDGASCGVSVSIGAQSPDIAQGVDTAYEKRVEGDEDELDKQGAGDQGLMFGYACDETPELMPLPIHLAHRLSRRLSEVRKNGTIPYLRPDGKTQVTIEYDGDKAVRLDTVVVSSQHASDIDLESLLAPDIREFVVEHVLKQLLEDGIKLETEGYRLLVNPTGRFEIGGPMGDAGLTGRKIIIDTYGGMARHGGGAFSGKDPSKVDRSAAYAMRWVAKNVVAAGLAARCEVQVAYAIGKAEPVGLFVETFGTATIDTDKIETAIAAVFDLRPAAIIRDLDLLRPIYAQTAAYGHFGRELPEFTWERTDRVDALRKAAGL; encoded by the coding sequence GTGTCCCGTCGCCTGTTCACCTCGGAGTCCGTCACCGAGGGCCACCCCGACAAGATCGCTGACCAGATCAGCGACACCATCCTCGATGCGCTTCTGACGCAGGACCCCACATCGCGTGTCGCTGTGGAGACGCTCATCACCACGGGCCTCGTGCACGTGGCCGGTGAGGTCACCACGAAGGCGTACGCGCCGATCGCGCAGCTCGTGCGCGACAAGATCCTCGAGATCGGTTACGACTCCTCGAAGAAGGGCTTCGACGGCGCCTCCTGCGGCGTGTCGGTGTCCATCGGCGCGCAGTCCCCGGACATCGCGCAGGGCGTCGACACCGCGTACGAGAAGCGCGTCGAAGGCGATGAGGACGAGCTCGACAAGCAGGGCGCCGGCGACCAGGGCCTGATGTTCGGCTATGCCTGCGACGAGACGCCCGAGCTGATGCCGCTGCCGATCCACCTGGCACACCGGCTCTCGCGCCGTCTCTCCGAGGTCCGCAAGAACGGGACGATCCCCTACCTGCGCCCCGACGGCAAGACCCAGGTCACCATCGAGTACGACGGCGACAAGGCCGTCCGCCTCGACACGGTCGTCGTCTCCTCGCAGCACGCGAGCGACATCGACCTGGAGTCGCTGCTCGCCCCCGACATCCGCGAGTTCGTCGTGGAGCACGTCCTCAAGCAGCTCCTCGAGGACGGCATCAAGCTGGAGACCGAGGGCTACCGCCTGCTGGTCAACCCGACCGGCCGCTTCGAGATCGGCGGCCCGATGGGCGACGCCGGCCTGACCGGCCGCAAGATCATCATCGACACGTACGGCGGCATGGCCCGCCACGGCGGCGGCGCCTTCTCGGGCAAGGACCCGTCGAAGGTGGACCGTTCGGCCGCGTACGCGATGCGTTGGGTCGCCAAGAACGTCGTGGCCGCGGGTCTCGCCGCACGCTGCGAGGTCCAGGTCGCGTACGCGATCGGCAAGGCCGAGCCGGTCGGTCTCTTCGTCGAGACCTTCGGCACCGCCACGATCGACACGGACAAGATCGAGACGGCGATCGCCGCGGTCTTCGACCTCCGTCCGGCCGCGATCATCCGCGACCTCGACCTGCTCCGCCCGATCTACGCCCAGACCGCGGCGTACGGCCACTTCGGCCGCGAGCTCCCCGAGTTCACCTGGGAGCGCACGGACCGCGTGGACGCCCTGCGCAAGGCCGCCGGCCTGTAA
- the coaBC gene encoding bifunctional phosphopantothenoylcysteine decarboxylase/phosphopantothenate--cysteine ligase CoaBC, with protein MADKPKVVLGVSGGIAAYKACEVLRRLTESGHDVRVVPTESALHFVGAATWSALSGHPVSTEVWSDVHEVPHVRIGQGADLVVVAPATADMLAKAAHGLADDLLTNTLLTARCPVVFAPAMHTEMWEHPATQENVATLRRRGAVVIEPAVGRLTGVDTGKGRLPDPGEIFEVCRRVLARGVREPDLAGKHVVVSAGGTREPLDPVRYLGNRSSGKQGYALARTAVARGARVTLIEANTGLADPAGADVVHIGTAVQLREAVLKAAADADAVVMAAAVADFRPESYAAGKIKKKDGQEPAPVALVRNPDILAEISADRARPGQVVVGFAAETDDVLANGRTKLQRKGCDLLVVNEVGERKTFGSEENEAVVLAADGGETPVPYGPKEALADTVWDLVVPRLE; from the coding sequence GTGGCGGACAAGCCGAAGGTCGTTCTGGGGGTCAGCGGTGGCATCGCCGCGTACAAGGCGTGCGAGGTGCTGCGCCGGCTGACCGAGTCCGGTCATGACGTACGCGTCGTGCCGACGGAGTCCGCGCTGCATTTCGTCGGCGCCGCGACCTGGTCCGCGCTTTCCGGGCATCCCGTCTCGACCGAGGTGTGGTCCGACGTCCACGAGGTCCCGCACGTCCGGATCGGCCAGGGCGCCGATCTGGTCGTGGTCGCGCCGGCCACCGCCGACATGCTGGCCAAGGCGGCCCACGGCCTTGCCGACGACCTCCTCACCAACACGCTGCTGACCGCGCGCTGTCCGGTCGTCTTTGCACCCGCGATGCACACCGAGATGTGGGAACACCCCGCGACCCAGGAGAACGTCGCCACCCTGCGCCGCCGCGGCGCGGTCGTCATCGAGCCGGCCGTGGGCCGTCTCACCGGCGTGGACACCGGCAAGGGGCGACTGCCCGACCCGGGCGAGATCTTCGAGGTGTGCCGACGCGTCCTGGCCCGTGGCGTGCGCGAGCCCGACCTGGCCGGGAAGCATGTCGTGGTCAGCGCGGGCGGCACCCGCGAGCCGCTCGACCCGGTCCGCTACCTGGGGAACCGTTCCTCCGGAAAGCAGGGTTACGCCCTCGCCCGTACGGCTGTCGCCCGCGGCGCCAGGGTGACGCTGATCGAGGCGAACACCGGGCTCGCGGACCCGGCGGGCGCCGACGTGGTGCACATCGGGACGGCCGTACAACTGCGCGAGGCCGTCCTGAAGGCCGCGGCCGACGCGGACGCCGTGGTCATGGCGGCCGCCGTGGCCGACTTCAGGCCGGAGTCGTACGCCGCCGGGAAGATCAAGAAGAAGGACGGCCAGGAGCCCGCGCCGGTCGCTCTGGTCCGCAATCCGGACATCCTCGCCGAGATCTCGGCCGACCGTGCGAGGCCCGGACAGGTGGTGGTCGGATTCGCCGCGGAGACCGACGACGTCCTCGCCAACGGGCGGACGAAACTGCAGCGCAAGGGATGCGATCTGCTCGTCGTCAACGAGGTGGGGGAGCGCAAGACCTTCGGGTCCGAGGAGAACGAAGCCGTTGTCCTCGCGGCGGACGGGGGCGAGACCCCGGTGCCGTACGGACCGAAGGAAGCGCTGGCCGACACCGTGTGGGATCTGGTCGTACCCCGGCTCGAATGA
- the rpoZ gene encoding DNA-directed RNA polymerase subunit omega, producing MSSSITTPEGIINPPIDELLEATDSKYSLVIYAAKRARQINAYYSQLGEGLLEYVGPLVDTHVHEKPLSIALREINAGLLTSEAIEGPAQ from the coding sequence GTGTCCTCTTCCATCACCACGCCCGAGGGCATCATCAACCCGCCGATTGATGAGCTCCTCGAGGCAACCGACTCCAAGTACAGCCTCGTGATCTACGCCGCCAAGCGCGCGCGCCAGATCAACGCGTACTACTCGCAGCTCGGCGAAGGCCTGCTCGAGTACGTCGGTCCCCTGGTGGACACTCACGTCCACGAGAAGCCCCTCTCGATCGCGCTCCGCGAGATCAACGCGGGTCTGCTGACCTCCGAGGCCATCGAGGGCCCCGCCCAGTAG
- the gmk gene encoding guanylate kinase, which translates to MNERPRLTVLSGPSGVGKSTVVAHMRKVHPEVWLSVSATTRKPRPGERHGVQYFFVDDEEFDKLVANGELLEWAEFAGNRYGTPRQAVHDRLDAGEPVLLEIDLQGARLVRDSMPEAQLVFLAPPSWDELVRRLTGRGTEAPEVIERRLEAAKVELAAESEFDTTLVNTSVEDVARELLALMKVL; encoded by the coding sequence ATGAACGAACGTCCGCGGTTGACCGTGCTCTCCGGCCCCTCCGGGGTCGGCAAGAGCACGGTTGTCGCCCATATGCGCAAGGTCCACCCCGAGGTTTGGCTCTCGGTGTCGGCGACGACCCGCAAGCCACGCCCCGGCGAGCGCCACGGCGTCCAGTACTTCTTCGTGGACGACGAGGAGTTCGACAAGCTCGTCGCCAACGGCGAACTGCTGGAGTGGGCCGAGTTTGCGGGCAACCGTTACGGCACCCCGCGTCAGGCGGTCCACGACCGCCTCGACGCGGGGGAGCCCGTGCTCCTGGAGATCGATCTCCAGGGTGCCCGACTGGTACGGGATTCGATGCCCGAGGCTCAGCTGGTCTTCCTGGCCCCGCCGAGCTGGGACGAACTGGTCCGCCGGCTCACCGGCCGCGGGACCGAGGCGCCCGAGGTCATCGAACGCCGCCTGGAGGCCGCGAAGGTCGAACTGGCCGCCGAGTCCGAGTTCGATACGACCCTGGTCAACACCTCCGTCGAGGACGTAGCCCGTGAGCTGCTAGCCTTGATGAAGGTTCTTTAG
- a CDS encoding integration host factor, with amino-acid sequence MALPPLTPEQRAAALEKAAAARRERAEVKNRLKHSGASLHEVIKQGQENDVIGKMKVSALLESLPGVGKVRAKQLMERLGISESRRVRGLGSNQIASLEREFGGGGA; translated from the coding sequence GTGGCTCTTCCGCCCCTTACCCCTGAACAGCGCGCAGCCGCGCTCGAAAAGGCCGCCGCGGCTCGCCGGGAGCGGGCCGAGGTCAAGAATCGACTCAAGCACTCCGGCGCTTCCCTCCACGAGGTCATCAAGCAGGGCCAGGAGAACGACGTCATCGGGAAGATGAAGGTCTCCGCCCTCCTTGAGTCCCTGCCCGGCGTGGGCAAGGTCCGTGCCAAGCAGCTCATGGAGCGGCTCGGGATCTCCGAGAGCCGCCGAGTGCGCGGTCTCGGCTCCAATCAGATCGCATCCTTGGAGCGCGAGTTCGGTGGCGGCGGCGCCTGA
- the pyrF gene encoding orotidine-5'-phosphate decarboxylase, translating into MTLEPFGARLRHAMDTRGPLCVGIDPHASLLSAWGLNDDIAGLERFSRTVVEALADRVAVLKPQSAFFERFGSRGVAVLEKTVEEARAAGALVLMDAKRGDIGSTMGAYAATYLDKESPLFSDAVTVSPYLGFGSLRPALDAARISGAGVFVLALTSNPEGAEVQRATAADGRTLAQLMLDHMAAENEGATPLGSVGAVVGATLGDAGVNLAINGPLLAPGIGAQGATPADLPGVFGSAVGNVVPSVSRGVLRHGPDVTGLRDSAARFADEVRVAVAGA; encoded by the coding sequence ATGACCCTCGAACCGTTCGGCGCCCGCCTGCGCCACGCCATGGACACCCGCGGACCGCTCTGCGTCGGCATCGACCCGCACGCCTCCCTGCTCTCCGCCTGGGGCCTGAACGACGACATCGCGGGCCTGGAGCGCTTCTCCCGCACGGTCGTCGAGGCCCTGGCCGACCGCGTCGCCGTGCTCAAGCCGCAGTCGGCCTTCTTCGAGCGCTTCGGCTCGCGCGGCGTCGCGGTGCTGGAGAAGACGGTCGAGGAGGCGAGGGCGGCAGGGGCGCTGGTCCTGATGGACGCCAAGCGCGGCGACATCGGCTCGACGATGGGCGCGTACGCGGCCACGTACCTCGACAAGGAGTCGCCGCTGTTCTCGGACGCGGTCACGGTCTCCCCGTACCTCGGATTCGGCTCGCTGCGCCCGGCGCTGGACGCGGCCCGCATCAGCGGCGCGGGCGTCTTCGTCCTCGCCCTCACCTCCAACCCGGAGGGCGCGGAGGTCCAGCGCGCCACGGCCGCCGACGGCAGGACCCTCGCCCAGCTGATGCTGGACCACATGGCGGCCGAGAACGAGGGCGCGACGCCGCTCGGCTCGGTGGGCGCGGTCGTCGGCGCGACCCTCGGCGACGCGGGTGTGAACCTGGCGATCAACGGGCCGCTCCTCGCCCCCGGCATCGGCGCCCAGGGGGCCACGCCGGCGGATCTCCCCGGCGTCTTCGGCTCCGCGGTCGGCAACGTCGTCCCGAGCGTCAGCCGGGGCGTGCTCCGCCACGGTCCGGACGTGACGGGTCTGCGGGACTCCGCGGCACGGTTCGCGGACGAGGTACGGGTGGCCGTCGCCGGGGCCTGA
- a CDS encoding quinone-dependent dihydroorotate dehydrogenase: protein MYKLFFNLVFKRMDPEKAHYLAFRWIRLAARVPVLRTFVAAVLAPRHKELRTEAFGLRMHGPFGLAAGFDKNAVAIDGMSMLGFDHIEIGTVTAQPQPGNPKKRLFRLVPDRALINRMGFNNEGSAAVADRLAARNPVFRTTVGVNIGKTKVVPEEEATGDYVTSTERLAAHADYLVVNVSSPNTPGLRNLQATESLRPLLTAVREAADRTVTSRRVPLLVKIAPDLADEDVDAVADLAVELGLDGIIATNTTIAREGLGLTSDPAIIKETGGLSGAPLKERSLEVLRRLHVRVGDEITLVGVGGIETAEDAWQRILAGATLVQGYSAFIYEGPFWGRAIHKGLAARLKASPYATLAEAVGAANRKVTQP, encoded by the coding sequence ATGTACAAGCTGTTCTTCAACCTCGTCTTCAAGCGCATGGACCCGGAGAAGGCCCACTACCTCGCCTTCCGCTGGATCCGCCTCGCGGCCCGCGTCCCCGTCCTGCGCACCTTCGTCGCGGCCGTCCTCGCGCCCCGCCACAAGGAGCTCCGCACGGAGGCCTTCGGCCTGCGCATGCACGGCCCCTTCGGTCTCGCCGCCGGCTTCGACAAGAACGCCGTCGCGATCGACGGCATGAGCATGCTCGGCTTCGACCACATCGAGATCGGCACGGTCACCGCGCAGCCCCAGCCCGGCAACCCCAAGAAGCGCCTCTTCCGCCTTGTGCCGGACCGCGCGCTCATCAACCGCATGGGCTTCAACAACGAGGGCTCCGCAGCCGTGGCGGACCGTCTGGCGGCCCGTAACCCCGTCTTCCGTACGACGGTCGGCGTCAACATCGGCAAGACCAAGGTCGTCCCCGAGGAGGAGGCGACCGGCGACTACGTCACCTCGACCGAGCGCCTGGCCGCCCACGCCGACTACCTGGTCGTCAACGTCTCCTCGCCGAACACGCCCGGGCTCCGCAACCTCCAGGCCACCGAGTCCCTGCGCCCGCTGCTCACGGCCGTACGGGAAGCGGCCGACCGCACCGTCACCTCGCGCCGCGTCCCGCTCCTGGTGAAGATCGCGCCCGACCTCGCGGACGAGGACGTCGACGCGGTCGCCGACCTGGCCGTCGAGCTCGGCCTGGACGGCATCATCGCCACCAACACCACCATCGCCCGCGAGGGTCTGGGCCTCACCTCCGACCCCGCGATCATCAAGGAGACCGGCGGTCTCTCCGGCGCCCCCCTCAAGGAGCGCTCCCTGGAGGTCCTGCGCCGTCTGCACGTCCGCGTGGGCGACGAGATCACCCTGGTCGGGGTCGGCGGCATCGAGACCGCGGAGGACGCCTGGCAGCGCATCCTCGCCGGTGCCACGCTCGTCCAGGGGTACAGCGCCTTCATCTACGAAGGCCCGTTCTGGGGCCGTGCGATCCACAAGGGTCTCGCCGCCCGGCTCAAGGCAAGTCCGTACGCCACCCTCGCCGAGGCCGTCGGCGCAGCCAACCGGAAGGTGACCCAGCCATGA